TGTAGCCTTCACAAGGGTAGTCACGGGGAGATTGCGTGCACCCTACAATACTGAATTGATGCATTCCACTAGATTCGTTGTCATATGACCCCATCGATATCCACCGTCAAAAGCCAACGCATACTGTTCTCGGGGGATTCGGTTTAACCAGTCAATGTAGGCCTCGCCCCGTTCTCGTAAACGCTGGTAATGCACCTCGTACTCCCGCACCGTCCTCGAATATCCTGAAGgatcaaaagaaaaatttgaaacaaaagaGGTCAACACACTTATTCAAGGGAACTctgttacaaaattaattagttatactGAGCGGTACCTATGTTGATGACCAGTTTCTGCAAGTACGGCGCCTTGAATTTTCTCAGAAAATTCGACTCTATATGCCTGATGCAAAACATATGAAAAGCTCTAGGAGGTGACCAAGCCCCGTTACTCCTTTCCACAGCTGCATTTATGGATTTGTGACGGTCGGATATCAGTCCCACACCATCCCGAGTGACAACATGCTGAAGAAGATTACTTAGAAAAAAGTGCCACGCATCTGAAGTCTCTCCCTCCACAATCGCAAACACAATTAGGACGATATTGTTGTTGCCATCCTGTGACACTGCCACTAGTAAACAACCCTTGTACTTTCCGTACAAGTGAGTCCCATCCACCTGGACAACTGGCTTACAATGTCTGAATGCTCTAATGCAGGGGTAATAACTCCAAAAGACACGATGCAACACTCAAATATCAGTCACCAAGTCATCGCCTTGATATGCAGGCATAGTCTCAAAATGAACAACAGCTGACGGCTCCTTGTGACACATGGCCTCAAACTATATAGGCAACGCTTCGTACGATGCTTCCCAacctccaaatatttttttcactacCTTTTGCTTAGCCAACCATGCTTTCCGATAACTAATAGTGTAGTTGAACTTCGATTGCACCTCTGCTATAACTGATTTTACCTTTAAGGCGGGGTCAGCCTCAACCAACGGCTTAATTGCTTCTATAATTATGGTCGAATCCAGCTTCGAATGATCTTGAGAAATTGTTGCTCTGGTACATCTGTGACTGCCATTATAACTCCTTATAACCCAATAGTACTTACGGCTGATCATGCTAACCCGGATAAGCCAATCACACCCTGACCTATACTGTGTACACTTCGCATAAAATGTCAACGGCTCAGATTCATACACCCGGTAGTCTACGCTTCTTCGAATAGTATACTCTTTTATCGCTTTAATAACAACTTCCCTGGAACTGAATTCTATCCCAACGACAAATTCATCATCTGCGACATAAGAAATTTCTGCCACCAAGACAGCCATACaaccaattttaaaaacacaaatatttaaACATTCGAAAATTAAGGTAAAACAATTTTTACTGcattaattatgataaaaacctcaaaaataattatatttaactaatttactaACA
The genomic region above belongs to Arachis duranensis cultivar V14167 chromosome 3, aradu.V14167.gnm2.J7QH, whole genome shotgun sequence and contains:
- the LOC107479569 gene encoding uncharacterized protein LOC107479569; protein product: MDKASMQDMFSMYIENRSQLSFIELYVEFEQSEADQNILREDYNSDSEEEFESNYEFVGPNEDGVEGDGAMAPDVSDVATALANDVPFEDPSFMRILDLEVMHVPEFPDYISTEISYVADDEFVVGIEFSSREVVIKAIKEYTIRRSVDYRVYESEPLTFYAKCTQYRSGCDWLIRVSMISRKYYWVIRSYNGSHRCTRATISQDHSKLDSTIIIEAIKPLVEADPALKVKSVIAEVQSKFNYTISYRKAWLAKQKVDGTHLYGKYKGCLLVAVSQDGNNNIVLIVFAIVEGETSDAWHFFLSNLLQHVVTRDGVGLISDRHKSINAAVERSNGAWSPPRAFHMFCIRHIESNFLRKFKAPYLQKLVINIGYSRTVREYEVHYQRLRERGEAYIDWLNRIPREQYALAFDGGYRWGHMTTNLVECINSLHANQLASGNIQVSCFDRQNEVFELCEMPSGLEFAVDLRGLRCDCGEFQMDQVRRVYRARFRPLGNPTTWPAYNGPRFIPNPFLRRVTKGRPKMTRFLNEMDTRMLRRPRRCMLCGAEGHSRSRCRQPGGTNADRDRQ